TGATACAGCCGGAGGTTATTATATAGGCTGGGTAGATGCGGGTGAATGGTTAAAATATACAGTAAATGTTAAGACAGCAGGAACATATACAATAGAAATCCGGGTAGCTTGTCTTGGTTCAGGAGGAACTTTTCATATAGAGTTCGACGATATAGACAAGACAGGACCAATGCTAGTCCCTGACACAGCCGGATGGGCAAGTTGGCAGACAATAACAAAGACAGGAGTAATTTTAACTGCAGGAAAACACGTAATGAAGTTGGCAATGGACAGTATCGGTTCTAATTCCACCGGTAATTTTAATTATATAAATATTATACCGGAAGCTCAACAAAAACCAAATATTACAGCAAATGCTATGACAACAAATTCTACTAATCAGCCAAATGATAAGTTACTTTTTCACGAAGGAGTATTATTCCCGGATCCTAATCTGGCACCTATAAAAACACCATATTTAATTTCGTGGCGCGCTGGTCCCGGTGAACAGCCCCATGAAACAGAAAATACTTTTGGCTATACACCGTCTATTAGACCAAGGCACGATGAAATGGTAGCAAAAGGTAAACTCCCGATACCATGGTCAGGTGCAGCACATGATGACCCTTCAAAAAGTGCGAATCCAAATTATCTTGACACTGAAGAAAAGATGTACGATAGATACTTGAAGATTGCGGAGGAAGGATATTTTGGTATAGAAATTGACGAATACTCTTCTTATGATACTGATAATCGGGTACAAGAGTCACTCAGTGCGCTAAGACGTGTTAAGAAACAATATCCAAGTATGATAATGGCCGCCGGTATTGCCGGTGCTGCGATTGATAAACCGATATCGGACGGGGCTGACGTGATAAATTTATATGAACCGGAAATATACATTTATCCGGGAACCAGGTACTACAAAACATTTATCAAGAGATGTACTGACAGTGTGAAATATTACGGGCTTGAAGCAAAAACCATAGGTATCTTTTCTGGTGGAGATGCTTACAAAGGCAACCCGGCGGATGTTGATTTATGGATAAAATATTTGAGAGCTGAATCGCCTAAGATGGCTAGTATTGGAATAGGAATATATAAACTCTATAATTCAAGTACTGAAGAAAGAGCAGTATTTGACAAAGTAATGGATGATGATTTTTTTAAATTGTCGCCGACTGTTTCTATAACTGCACCTGCAAACAACACAAAATTAAGCGGGACAGTTAAAATAACTGTAATCGCTAAGAAAAATTTCGAGACAGATAATCCTGTTGTGTCTTATCGCTATTTCATTGATAACAAACTAATAAAAATATCATCAAGCCCTGAATATCAATGGAATACTGCCGGTTATCCAAAAGGCAAACATATAATAACGGTTCATGCAGTAGCAGATGATTATCTCGCCGGTGTAAGTCAGGTAAATGTGACAACAAAGTAGTCAATAGTCAGACGACAGAAACAAGATGCAAGATGCAAGATAACATCTTACTTCTGACTTCTGACTTCTGACCTCTGACTTCTTGCTTCTTGATTATTAGCCGTTCACAAAACTGAAGGTTAAGAATAGGGGTTGTTGTTGAAGTCAAGATCAGATTAGGTGAAGCAATCTCATAGTTTTTAAATAGAGATTGCCACGGGCTTGTCGCAAGGAGATTTATTTAAGGAGTTTGTCATGGAATGTTTATGGAAGCAGAATTGGCAGGAAACGAAAAAGCATTTTACGGATTGGTGGAACCGCAAAGGACTTATACTAGGGATGTGGGATGCATTTGATGCTGCAAAACCGCATGAAATCGTATCAGACCCCGGTAAAACTGAATCAATAGAAGAATCTTATGTCAATCACGAGTTCAAGTCTAAAAAAAACCATTATTCTATATCAAAAAAATGTTTTGACGGGGATATTCTTCCAATTGCAAATGTTGATTTAGGTCCGGGTTCCCTTGCTCTTTTTCTTGGTTCGGAACCAGGTTTTTCTGAAAGAACTATATGGTTTAATCCCATTATGAAAGATGACGAGAATCCGGAAAACAGACCTGCGTTAAAGTTTAATCCCGAAAATAAGTGGTGGAAAATAACCGAAGCATTGCTAAGGGAATCTGTAAAACTTTCAAATCATAAATACATTGTAGGTTGTCATGACCTTATTGAGAATATCGATATTCTTGCTTCTTTACGCGGTACTGAAACACTGCTTATGGATATGGTTGAACGACCGGACTGGGTAAAACGGAAATTGGATGAGATTAATCAGGTCTGGTTTGAAGCATACAGTCGTATATATGACATTATAAAACTCGAAGACGATAGTAGTGCTTTTAGAGCATTTTATATTTGGGGACCTGGTAAAACAGCAAAAGTGCAGTGTGATGCCTCAGCCATGTTTTCACCAGCCATGTTTGAGCAGTTTGTTGTCCCTGCTTTAAGCAGGCAGTGTGAGTGGTTAGATTATTCCATGTTCCACCTTGATGGTCACCAATGTCTTGCGCATCTTGATAGTTTGCTTTCTATAAAAGGACTTGATGCGATTGAATGGACACCAGACCCCACCATACCTTCAGGGGGCAATAAAGAATGGTATAGTCTTTATAGAAAAATACTTGATGCTGGTAAATCGGTACAGGCGGTTGGTATTAGACATAAAGAAATAATTCCTTTGCTTGATGCAGTAGGCGGGAAAGGGATGTATATTCATACTAGTTTTGATAATGAAAAAGAATTAGAAACACTTATTAAAAAAGTTGAACCATACAGGTAAGAGACGTAGTAAGGAAGAGTTATTGGGTTATAGCGTTATAGGGTTGTAGGGTTTAAACTCTATGAACTCTATAACTCTACAAACTCTAAAACTCTACCATCCCACAATCCCACAATCCCGCTATCCCACGACCCCACCATTTCACTATCCTATATTTTATAGTTAAATTGTTTTTTTACGGAACTGGCCTGGTGGTGTGCCAAAATGGTTTTTGAATATCCTTGAAAACTGATACTCGTCAATAAATCCAACTTCTTTGGAAATAACTTTTAATGGTAAATCTGTTGTAAAAATCATATTTTTAGCAGTTTCAACACGAAGTATTCTTAAATCATCCATTGGCGTTAGTCCTGTAAGTTTCTTATATTTTCTTAAAAAATGATTTTTACTCATACCGGCATAACTAGCCAAATCTTCTAATGTCAAATGTTTTTTCAAATTGTCCGTTATAAAACTTCTTATATCACTAATAATAGGATGTTCTTCTTTAGATTTAGAAATTTCTATTAATTCAGCTAATATTACTTCAAAAATTTTCTTTTGTAGTAGACTTCTGTGAAGGGAAAATGGTTGACTTTTTTGATGCACCCACTGGGCTAAAAACCGGATTTTTTGGTTTATGTCATGAGTTAAAACAGGTATCTCCAACTTTCCCTTTTCTTTCCATATAAAATAAATAAATTCAGGTGGATTACTACTATCAGGATGTTCGTTGTGATTTACTCCTTCATGATAAAACAAAATATCACCGGTATTTGCACAAATATTTTTCTTCAATATTTTAACATACATTGAACCATTAAGAATAACTACCATTTCATGATATGGATGGTAATGGTTATCTCCTCCCCAGTTAGGGTCTGGATCAGCATGTCCTATATAAAGTAATTTATTAGTTTTATTTATTTTTAAACCAAACTTTTTACTATAATGTTCTATTTTCATAGTGCGATTTTTGACAAAAAAATAGCGATTTTAGCCATTGACGGTTTTTACTTTATACATTATACTTTAGTTAGAAGGAACAAGAAAGAACATAAATACTATACAGATAAAATTTAAATTTGTCAATATCAATTTTTTAGATGAATTTAAAATTCATTATACATAACACAGTAAGACAGGAGTAAAATATGATTAAAACTTTTAAGCAGGTATTATTAGTTGCAGGGCTAACATTAACATTTAGCACAGTAGTAACTTCAGAACCGATAAAGCTTCATCCTGACAACAATCGTTACTTCATTTATAAAGGCAAGCCCACAGTCCTTATTACCTCTAATGAACATTACGGTGCAGTATTGAATAAAGATTTTGACTATATCGCATATTTGGATGAGCTCAAGAACAAGGGGCTTAATTATACTCTTATATTTACCGGAACTTATATTGAGCCGGCTGAGAATATAGCTACGGACACATTTAGGTGGTGGAATATTGATAATAATACTCTTGGTCCAACTAACAACAACTTTCTCTGTCCTTGGGCAAGAAGTACTACTCAAAAAGGATTTGCTGGGGATCCGAACAGTTACAAGTTTGACCTATCCAAGTGGGATGATGCAGGCACACCGGCTAATTCATATTTTCCCCGTCTAAGAGATTTTATTAAGCAAGCTGATGATAGAGGTATAGCGGTAGTAATTGTCTTTTTCCTTCCTTTTAATGAGGCAAGTTTTGGTAAAATGTGGGAACGCTCTCCTATGAATGGTGGTAGTGGAATTAAAAATGGTCTCCCTGGTGTAGGTAATGATATTGACGGTATAAGTAATAATGTTAACAATGCAGGAAACATTGCGTATTTAACTTCCACTGGCGACGATAGTATTTGGGATATTCGCGATAATGGTTTGCATAATGACGGTTTGACGGTCTATATGTCTTCTATGGTTACTAAAATAGTTCAGGAATTGAATGAATTTGACAATGTCATTTATCAGTCGATTGGAGAGTCTTGGTTTGGTGGTGGTACTAGGGGAATTGAATTTGATAATTACATCATCTCTAAATTTGTCACGACAGAGGCAGCACTTCCGAAAAAACACCTTATTTGTCAAGCCAGAGATATAGGTTGGGCACCAAATTTTAACATCAATCCGAATGCGTCTCTTTTTTTCTACTCTGGTCCTCCACTTAATACTATAGTAAAAAATTACTTCCATAATATCCCTATAGGGGTTGATGAGATTACATATCTGGGCATAGCCGATGTTTCATATCGTTGTTTTGGATGGAAATGGATAATGGCTGGCGGTGCAGTATATGCCGTGCTTGACTTAACATTTACTCCGGGTCCGGGAGGTGGTTCAGGTTTAAAGGTTCTACCTTACTATACCTCCCGCTACGATTACTTCACCAACAAATCGCTCTCGTTCACCATAGGAGGCGGAGGTCCGGCATTACGTACTCAAATGGGGGTTTTGAAGAGTTTTATGGATAGTTTTGATTTTGTAAACATGCACCCTGATAATTCAATTATAACAGGAGCTCTTCCATCTGGAACAACTGCGTGGGCGTTGGTTCAGGATGGCAAACAATATGCTATTTATATACAAGGGAACATACCATCTCTTAATGTTAATCTACAAGGAGTCACAGGCACCTATAAAGTAGAATGGATTAATACTAAAACAGGGAACATAGATAAAACAGAGACATTTTCACACACCGGAGGTACAAAAGTACTGACTCCACCGAGTTATACTGAGGATATAGCATTACGGATACTGAGTAATGTTACACCAAATACTGCCCCAACAGTAAATTTGCAAAAACCTACAAATGGACAATCCTTCACTACTGGTTCAAATATATTAATAGAAGCAACAGCATCTGATGATGGTGCTGTTACAAAAGTAGATTTTTATAATGGCTCTAATTTTTTAGGAACAGATAATAGTTCACCATATAATTATACATGGAATAGTGTTTCAAAAGGTAATTATACCATAAGTGTGGTAGCAACCGACAATGGTAGTCCAGCATTAACAGGGACTGCACAGGTTAGTATTGTAGTCACAGATTCTGGTAATGCATCGCCTACAGCAAGTATAACCGCACCATCAAATGGAGCAACATATAAGATAGGTGATTTAGTAACGATAAGTGGAACTGCGTATGACAGTGATGGAACAATAACCAATGTAAAAATTTATGCAGGTAGTTCCTTGATTGGGATAATTAACGTTTCACCATATACCATAACATGGTCAACGACAGCAGCGGCTAATTACAGTCTAACAGCAGTAGCAACGGATGACAAGGGAGCAACTGGAACATCACCAGCAGTAACAATAACCGTAACACCTGAGGGGAAAATAAATTTAGCATTAGGAAAGACAGCGACAGCATCATCAGTAGAAACAGGATGGGGCAATGATAATGCAAGTTACGCAGTAGACGGAGATATGGGAACTCGATGGGCATCACAATATCCGTATAGTGATACAGAATGGATATATGTAGATTTAGGAGCAACCTATAACATAACAGAAGTAATATTAAAATGGGAAGCAGCATATGGAGCAAATTACCAGATACAAGTATCAGACAATCATACAGACTGGACAACAATAGCTACAAAGACAGGAGGAACGGGAGGAACAGATGATATTATACCATCAATAAGTGGCAGTGGAAGATATGTCCGTATGAATGGTATAGCAAGAGGACCTTACGGATATTCGTTATATGAGTTTGAGATATATGGTACTTTGGTAGGAGGGAATAGACCGCCAACAACAAGCATAACCGCACCAACAAACGGAGCTACATATAACACAGGTACTTTAGTAACTATAAGTGGAACTGCAAATGACACTGATGGAACGATAAGCAATGTAAAGTTTTATGCCGGTACTACATTACTCGGAACAGACACCAGTTCACCATATTCCATAACATGGACACCGACAGTAGCATCAAGTTACAATTTAACAGCAGTAGCAACAGACAATGGTAATGCAACAGGAACATCATCTGTTGTAACTATAACAGTCACAAATCCTGCTAATGCATCACCTACAGCAAGTATAACTGCACCAACAAACGGAACAACGTATAACACGGGTGATTTAGTAACAATAAGTGGTAGTGCGAATGACAGTGATGGAACGATAGCCAATGTAAAGTTTTATGCAGGCAGTACTTTGATTGGTACAGACAACGTTTCTCCATATACCATAACATGGACACCGACAGTAGCAGCTAGTTACAATTTAACAACAGTAGCAACAGACAATGGTAATGCAACAGGAACATCATCAGTTGTAACTATAACGGTAAGTGCCGATACAACATCACCCGTAATAAGTGGAGTAACACCAACTACCATAACCGGTAATGAAGCAGTGATAATCTGGACAACAAATGAGCCATCAGATTCACAGGTAGCATATGGACTAACAACTGCAATGGGGAGCACAACCACATTAAATGCGGCACTTTTAACCAACCACAACGTTACCCTTAGCAATTTGAAAAAAGGGAAGACCTATTATTACAGAATTTACAGCCGTGACTCATCTGGTAACCTCGCAACATCGTCACAGTATAGTTTTAAGACATCTAACAACATAAGGCAAAGCATATATACCTATTACTACGATGATGGAACAACCACAGTAGCGACCAAGGTAGGTGCATCACCATCTATGAGCTTGAAGTTCAAGTTACAGGTATATAATTTAGATTTAGGTGAGAACATCATAGCAACGGATTACACTGGCACCATAACACTTAAAACAAAGAACAGCAATGGCGAAGAATTGGATACAGTTGATACGACGTTAATTGAGACAGATGCAGGAGAGAAAGAGGTCAGTGTCCCGTTCAATAGTAATATAAATACAGTAGAGCTTACAGGTGACGTAACAGCGCCGATATTGATAAAGTTCAGTGATATGTATATAGCAAAGTTAGTGGGCTACCAGGGTGGTTCAATACGGGGAGCTAACGGATTAAAGATAATAATACCTACAGGTGTCCTGTCCGCGAACAAATATCTTGCCTCAATACGAACGAGTGCAGTGCCGTCAGCAAATAATACAATGAAATATGTTAACACAGTAAATCCCATATGTTATGATTTTGGCGAGTTAACATTTAATAATAATACTCCAATGCTGCTAAACCAGAATTTTACAAGAGCAGTTAACATAACAATACCTTATGCATCAGCGGATATAGGTACGTTAAAGGAAGATGGACTTAGAATCTACTATTGGACTGGTTCAGATTGGGAGATAGTAACAGGAGTGCAGACAGTAGATAAAACAAACAAAACAGTAACAGCGAAAGTAAACCATTTTTCAACATACCGGATATTAGGTAGTTATTTATCTGTTGATTTAAGTAATGTCCGGGTGTATCCGAATCCATATAATTTTACTACAGCAGTTCAAGGTAAATTAAAGGTGATAAATCTTCCAATAAATAGTATAATGAAACTGTATAGCGTAGATGGTGAATTAGTTAGAGAGCTCAAAGAGCTCGATTATGGTAACCTTGGTCGGATAGAGTGGGATGGCAAAGATGGTAATGGTGACAAAGTAGGCAGAGGAGTGTATATCTACCAGGTAGAAGACGCTGCCGGAAAAAAGAAGACAGGGAAGATAGGATTAGTCAAATAGTCCTTGGTCAAAAGTTCAATGTCAGATAAAGATTAATATTGAGATTAAGATTAAGAACATAAGAGCATAAGAACATGGGGACGTAAGAACATTATATTAAATGGAGGATGGATTATGAAATGGAAAGGTTTTTTGAGAGTAGCATTATTAATAACTGTGGCTATTGGTTTTTTGGTAAATGTTTCTACGGCAGCAGTAATGTATGATGCTTTTGTGGAAAACTCATTGGTAAGTATATACCGGGATAAAGTATTTACCGGTAAAACTAAATCCATGGAATTATATGCAGCGAAAGACGAATATGAACCAGCACAAATAGTTATAATACCAAAAGGCAAAGAAGACCTGAAAGGTATAAAGATTGAATTTACAGACCTTAACGGTAAATTACCGGATAATACACCAATTAAAATAAGTAAGGCTAATTTTGAATATCATCCTGCGGCATGGATAAATATAGATGAAGCAAAGTATGGTTTTCGTGACTGGAGTGAAGGACAAAAACAATCGTTCCTAAACGCACGGCGTCTTAAGGGGATAGATGAAGTTACCGGATTGCGTTCTGACCCGTTAAGATTAGACAAAGTATTTGATGCACATCCTGATAAAAATAATATAGTTTGGCTTACTTTATATGTGCCGAAAGATACGGTAGCAGGAACATATACAGGGACAGTTTCTATTATTCCCAAAAATGGAAAACGGACAGAAGTAAAGGTTTCATTAAAAGTATGGGATTTTGTTTTAATGAAAGAATGTCCTGTAGGACTAATTCCTTGGGGCGGAGATTATGGAAATGGTGCCAAAGCCGTAGGGATATCTGATTATGAATATGCAAAGATAATAGCAAAACACATGGTTAAACTTCATCGCGGAAATTCATATTTGGCGTGGAGTCCGCCATACGAAGGTCCTTATGATACTTTTAACAAGCAGACAGAAGAACTTATGCAACTCGGGATGAATAAGTTTTGGATTTTTATAGATATGCGGTATTTTTACCCTGCAGGACCGCTTCGTATTAAAAACAATGATGAACGCATGGGACCGGAACGCCAGGCAATACTTAAAAAATTATATAATTATTTAAAAGAGAAAAGCTGGTTGGATAATTTTATGTTAGTAACATGGGACGAACCCGACTTTCTAAAAACAGGCATTCTTGAGAAGTGGCAGCAATCACAACAAGAGATAAAAGATGCCGGATTTACTAATTTTCAATCAGATTTTACCGGTCGTGCTTTAGGATGTCTTGATAAAATGATAGGCTACGCCGGTATATGGACCGCTCATATGGGACTTTGGGAAGGCGAGATAACAAATTTTTTACTAGCACGTAAAAAAGCAGGCGATAGAATAGGCTGGTATTGGGGTGCCACTTTAGTTGCTCCCGGTTATATGATGCATCATCTTTTAATAGAACAGAGAAACATTTATTGGCTTGCTTATAAATATAATATTGATTTATTTGCTATTTGGAATTATGACCAGGGATTTAGAGGATATGACTATGGTGAGCGGGACGGTGTGAAGACTTTTTGGAAAACCAATGAAGAGTCATTCCCGATAACTACTCTGACAAGAAATTATGTTTATCCCAACCCCACGCTGGATAAAAACAATCCTATTTTAAGTTCAATACGGGAAGAAGTCTTGCGTGACGGCAGAGAAGACAATTGTTATCTGTATATGTTAGGCCGGTTAATTGAGAAGCATAAAAAAGATGGAAATACACAACTTGCAAAAGAAGGAGAGGATGTTCTTACCGAAAGCATGAACATGGTTGCTAAAAGTGCAACTGATTACTCTACAAATCCTTCTGATATATATCAAGCGAAAAAAATGGTAGCAGAAGCTATTTTAAAACTTTCAAATAAAAAATAATTTAATTTTAACTATCTGATGTTCTCGGTTCGTAGTAATGCCCCTTGAAGTTAAGGGTCAGTTACATTTTGTTAAAGGTAAGATGCCTTTTTACGGAACTGGCCTGGAGGTGTTCCAAAATGATTTCTAAATATTCTTGAAAGGTGATGTTCGTTAGCAAAACCTACTCCCTTAGAAATTGTTTTTAATGACAAATCTGTTGAAAATATCATATCTTTGGCAGTTTCAACACGAATTATTCTTAAATCATCCATCGGTGTTTGTCCCGTAAGTTTTTTATATTTTTTTAAAAAATGATATTTACTCATACCGGCATGCTTAGCTAAATTTTCTAATGTCAAGTGTTCCTTTAAGTGTTCTTTCATAAAACTTCTTACCTTATCAATAATAGTATGCGGTTCTTTGGATTTAGAATTTTTTATTAACTCAGCTAATATAACTTCAAATATTTTACCTTGCAATATGCTCTTGTAAGGAGAACTTGTTTTTCTTTCTTCATATGCCCATTTAGCTAAAAGACGTATTCTTTTACTTATATCGTGGGTTAAAATAGGAACCTCAAGCTTTCGTTTTTCTTTCCATGCAAAAACAATAATTTCAGCAGGAGTAGTGCTGGTAAGGCGTTCTCTGTGATTTAATCCTGCAGGATAAAGCAGGACATCACCGGGGCTTGCATGAATATCTTTTTTTGATATTTTAACACATATTGAGCCCTTAATAAGAACTACCATTTCATGGAATGGATGATAATGTTTTTGTATTTTACGGTCAGGGTATGGATCAATACACCCTACATAAATTAATTTATTGGTTTTTTTTTCTTTCAAACTGTAATCTAGTTTCATATAAAAGTTTTTGACAAAATAACAACGATTTCTAATATTATATAAAAAGATTAAAATATTGCAATAGCGATTTTTTTAATCTTGAAAATATCAAAAGTATGTTATATAATAACAGATAGTAAGAAGATAAGTAGAGGATATTTATATGAATAAAAATTCGCCTGTAAATGATAATGATTGGTATCCTGTTCCATTTTCAGTAAAAGATTTTCCTTTTGCAATAGCCACTACAGTTGATCTTGCTGTGCGTAGTAAGTATTATCATTTTCATCCCTTTGCTATGGAGTTTCAATATATCCGTTCCGGTAAAGGTTTTTACTTTATTAACGATAAATCAAATACTTTTAAAGATAAATCAATATTTATTATTCATGGGCGGGATATTCATACCTATATAAAAGGAAAAAATCCTTCTCGGGTAAATAAGACCACTCTATATTTTAAAAAATCCTTTTTTAAGGATTCTCTTTCACATCAGCCTTTTATAAAAAGTATTTTCGATTGTAATAAAAACTTCCCGCATCAGATATGTTTTAGTGAAAAAGAAGCAGACGATATAGAGTTAATTTTACATATGCTTGAGAAAGAGTGGGAAAGGAAGGGAGAGAATTTCCGTGAGGTAATAAAATCTTTACTTACAACGTTTTTAGTGCTAATAAAAAGAAGTATGTCTAACAAGGAAAAAAATATCAGTTCTCTTAAAGAACATAATCCGATAATTGACGAAGTATTAGATTATATAGACAAACACTTCAAAGAACACATAACGCTTCCTGATTTATCAAAGCAAGTGGGATATTCTTCTTATCATATAAGCCGGTTGTTTAAAAAATTTACCGGATTAAGTTTTAGGGAATTAGTAGATAATAAAAGAGTAATAGAGGCAAAGCGTATTTTGGAAACAGACAATAGTAAGAAAGTTATTTCTATTGCATATGAAGTAGGTTTTTCAGATTTGAGCGCTTTTAATCGCAATTTTAAGCGTCTTACCAGCACAATCCCCTCTCTATACCGCAAGATTTGCGCACCCATTAACAAATAAATCCAAGACAAAAAATCAAAAGTGTGTTATAAGTATAGTAACAAGATAGTCCGAAGTCCTTGCTTGCCAACGACTTCTTGCCCGCCAAAGATTCAGTGGAGGGCGAAGTTCAATGTCCTATATCGTAGTCGCACCGTCTTACGGTGCCAATGAATCAATTGATAATTTCATTACACAATAGACACAAGAGAAGCTAAAAGCAAAATATTCTATGTTGTTTACCCCGCATACTGCGGGGTCATGTGCTCATCCGGTGCAGTTGCTCCGGATTCCGCGCATAGAATCCGAAAAGGCTGCTCCCGCGAAAGCGGGATGAGTTCGCAAAACCAAGGGCTAAGATAGATAACGCCAACAGGTTGCCGATAAGAGACAAATAAAGACAACGAACCACAAGCGGGTTACGCTCTTGTGGCGAGACCCAAACTATCAAGCCAGCAAGGTTATCGAAAACAGAAGAAGTAGATTAGTGAATTAGTAGATTAGCGAATTAGGTTGAAAAAACTTAATTAACTGATATCTAGTTAACTATAAGCTTCTTTTTTTATTCACGGGATAGTTCTGAATTCTGAATCCTGTTTGCTGAATACTGAATTCTGTTACCCGGACAATTTTATGACTAAACCTATTAAATTATTTTTATTATTAACATTGTTGGTATTAACAAGCATGATAACTGCAAAGACATTATCTGCGGTATTGAGTTTCAAAAGGGGAGTTATACATCTCTGGAATGATATGTCTCAACTAAGCTCCAGCCTTGATAATGCGGCATACTATGGTGCAGATGCCTTACAAACCGGAATAATTCCTACCTATATATCCGGTGTTAAAGGTGGGAAACATGATTATATAGGTGACGGCATCACTTATGCACATACAAAAGGTATAAAAATATTTCTTTTGATGGACATGAGCAATTATGCCGATGCCGATTGGGAAGCCTTTAAAAACAATACTTCTATACAGGGCCAATTTCTTTCAGACATGGATTGGATATTGCAAAGATATCCTACACTTGACGGTATAGAATTAGAAGAGCCGCACGCTCATATTATACAGACTGATGGTGGTGCCTCATGGCGTATATTTACAAACGATTTTTTTACTAAGTGCAAAAATATTATTTCCAAATATAGACCTACTGACCAGCCTGAAACCTTTTTATGGTCGTTTAATTGTGCCAGCAATTCTAAGGAAGGTGTTTGGGCGAATGGAATTGATACAGCCTATATCAATACGAACAAATTATTCAACGCATATGGAATTCAAAATGCCGCCACTACTCTTAACGATTACATGTACAATATTACAATATGGCAGTCAAGGTTTCCAAATCTTGAAATTTTTTCGGGTACACTTTTGACATGGTCAGGCCTTATTGACGGTTGTGCGTCCCAGTATCCAAGTTGGGACAGTCCAAAATGCTGGAGTCCGGCATTCTTTGACCAACTTAAATGGGCTAATTCTGTCGATCATTCTGTGCAGATATTTACATTACCTAGATTGGCTGAGTCCGCCTCAATGTGGCCGAACGACACTACACCGGGCACAACAGCCGGTGATAAAGTAATATATATATGGGGCGGCGTTCAGCAGGCATATCCTGCAGGAATTCCTTGGGTAATATCATCCGACACAATTACCCCGACAACAATACAAGTGGAGGACTTTGATATGATGACCGCTGGCTTGGGTCAAGGAGAAGCATACAAAGATACAGAATCCGCTAATCAAGGTGGTGTATACAGGACA
This genomic interval from Elusimicrobiota bacterium contains the following:
- a CDS encoding DUF6067 family protein produces the protein MKWKGFLRVALLITVAIGFLVNVSTAAVMYDAFVENSLVSIYRDKVFTGKTKSMELYAAKDEYEPAQIVIIPKGKEDLKGIKIEFTDLNGKLPDNTPIKISKANFEYHPAAWINIDEAKYGFRDWSEGQKQSFLNARRLKGIDEVTGLRSDPLRLDKVFDAHPDKNNIVWLTLYVPKDTVAGTYTGTVSIIPKNGKRTEVKVSLKVWDFVLMKECPVGLIPWGGDYGNGAKAVGISDYEYAKIIAKHMVKLHRGNSYLAWSPPYEGPYDTFNKQTEELMQLGMNKFWIFIDMRYFYPAGPLRIKNNDERMGPERQAILKKLYNYLKEKSWLDNFMLVTWDEPDFLKTGILEKWQQSQQEIKDAGFTNFQSDFTGRALGCLDKMIGYAGIWTAHMGLWEGEITNFLLARKKAGDRIGWYWGATLVAPGYMMHHLLIEQRNIYWLAYKYNIDLFAIWNYDQGFRGYDYGERDGVKTFWKTNEESFPITTLTRNYVYPNPTLDKNNPILSSIREEVLRDGREDNCYLYMLGRLIEKHKKDGNTQLAKEGEDVLTESMNMVAKSATDYSTNPSDIYQAKKMVAEAILKLSNKK
- a CDS encoding Ig-like domain-containing protein, encoding MIKTFKQVLLVAGLTLTFSTVVTSEPIKLHPDNNRYFIYKGKPTVLITSNEHYGAVLNKDFDYIAYLDELKNKGLNYTLIFTGTYIEPAENIATDTFRWWNIDNNTLGPTNNNFLCPWARSTTQKGFAGDPNSYKFDLSKWDDAGTPANSYFPRLRDFIKQADDRGIAVVIVFFLPFNEASFGKMWERSPMNGGSGIKNGLPGVGNDIDGISNNVNNAGNIAYLTSTGDDSIWDIRDNGLHNDGLTVYMSSMVTKIVQELNEFDNVIYQSIGESWFGGGTRGIEFDNYIISKFVTTEAALPKKHLICQARDIGWAPNFNINPNASLFFYSGPPLNTIVKNYFHNIPIGVDEITYLGIADVSYRCFGWKWIMAGGAVYAVLDLTFTPGPGGGSGLKVLPYYTSRYDYFTNKSLSFTIGGGGPALRTQMGVLKSFMDSFDFVNMHPDNSIITGALPSGTTAWALVQDGKQYAIYIQGNIPSLNVNLQGVTGTYKVEWINTKTGNIDKTETFSHTGGTKVLTPPSYTEDIALRILSNVTPNTAPTVNLQKPTNGQSFTTGSNILIEATASDDGAVTKVDFYNGSNFLGTDNSSPYNYTWNSVSKGNYTISVVATDNGSPALTGTAQVSIVVTDSGNASPTASITAPSNGATYKIGDLVTISGTAYDSDGTITNVKIYAGSSLIGIINVSPYTITWSTTAAANYSLTAVATDDKGATGTSPAVTITVTPEGKINLALGKTATASSVETGWGNDNASYAVDGDMGTRWASQYPYSDTEWIYVDLGATYNITEVILKWEAAYGANYQIQVSDNHTDWTTIATKTGGTGGTDDIIPSISGSGRYVRMNGIARGPYGYSLYEFEIYGTLVGGNRPPTTSITAPTNGATYNTGTLVTISGTANDTDGTISNVKFYAGTTLLGTDTSSPYSITWTPTVASSYNLTAVATDNGNATGTSSVVTITVTNPANASPTASITAPTNGTTYNTGDLVTISGSANDSDGTIANVKFYAGSTLIGTDNVSPYTITWTPTVAASYNLTTVATDNGNATGTSSVVTITVSADTTSPVISGVTPTTITGNEAVIIWTTNEPSDSQVAYGLTTAMGSTTTLNAALLTNHNVTLSNLKKGKTYYYRIYSRDSSGNLATSSQYSFKTSNNIRQSIYTYYYDDGTTTVATKVGASPSMSLKFKLQVYNLDLGENIIATDYTGTITLKTKNSNGEELDTVDTTLIETDAGEKEVSVPFNSNINTVELTGDVTAPILIKFSDMYIAKLVGYQGGSIRGANGLKIIIPTGVLSANKYLASIRTSAVPSANNTMKYVNTVNPICYDFGELTFNNNTPMLLNQNFTRAVNITIPYASADIGTLKEDGLRIYYWTGSDWEIVTGVQTVDKTNKTVTAKVNHFSTYRILGSYLSVDLSNVRVYPNPYNFTTAVQGKLKVINLPINSIMKLYSVDGELVRELKELDYGNLGRIEWDGKDGNGDKVGRGVYIYQVEDAAGKKKTGKIGLVK